In uncultured Treponema sp., one genomic interval encodes:
- a CDS encoding glycosyltransferase family 2 protein: MLLTICISFYNVENYIENFILQLKNQTCPDFECILVDDGSTDKSAEIAFKEIENDKRFSIIQHKTNKGIGAARATGIENAKTDYITFIDSDDEIDKDTIEKILYYIQKQKADLYVFDYFETRNSINKRITRKVKEISTLFTDSDKRISYVWNKVFSKELLSKIDLNFFKTITFAEDLFLCINSFLFAENIFFCNDAYYHYVFIPSSLVHSRTEKSIYENILVVQNLLNNNFNNHKYIKLYLEKEFFHTCGLLIFPNKNNSFQSSRPHFSEWRLRNNEQAISIPKDLSVFVKLYIFFIKKRLDHIAYIFWKILKIKECYI; this comes from the coding sequence ATGTTGTTAACAATCTGCATATCATTTTATAATGTCGAAAATTATATAGAAAATTTTATTTTACAACTAAAAAACCAAACCTGTCCTGATTTTGAATGCATCTTAGTTGACGATGGTTCAACAGATAAAAGTGCAGAAATTGCTTTTAAAGAAATAGAAAATGACAAACGTTTCTCAATAATCCAACATAAAACAAACAAAGGCATAGGAGCTGCTAGAGCAACCGGAATAGAAAACGCAAAAACGGATTATATAACTTTCATAGATTCTGATGATGAAATTGACAAAGATACAATAGAAAAAATACTTTATTATATTCAAAAACAAAAAGCAGATTTATACGTTTTCGATTATTTTGAAACAAGAAATTCTATAAATAAAAGAATTACTAGAAAAGTAAAAGAAATATCTACACTTTTTACTGATTCAGATAAAAGAATTTCTTATGTTTGGAATAAAGTTTTCAGCAAAGAACTACTATCTAAGATTGACTTGAACTTTTTTAAGACAATAACATTTGCCGAAGATCTATTTCTATGCATAAATTCATTCTTGTTTGCAGAAAATATCTTTTTTTGCAATGATGCATATTATCATTATGTTTTCATCCCCTCATCTCTTGTTCATAGCCGAACAGAGAAGAGTATATATGAAAATATTTTAGTTGTTCAAAACCTTCTTAATAATAATTTTAACAATCACAAATATATAAAATTATATTTGGAAAAAGAATTTTTTCATACATGTGGACTATTGATATTTCCCAACAAGAATAATTCTTTCCAATCTTCAAGACCGCATTTTTCAGAATGGAGATTAAGAAATAACGAACAAGCAATTTCCATTCCAAAAGACTTGTCTGTTTTCGTGAAATTATACATTTTTTTTATAAAAAAACGTCTTGACCATATTGCATATATATTTTGGAAAATATTAAAAATCAAGGAATGCTATATATGA
- a CDS encoding glycosyltransferase, whose amino-acid sequence MNNTITVSILMPTYNHEKYISQAIESVLAQKTNYPYELLIHDDCSTDSTLAIAQNYATKYLDKIKFFTEKENQGLMKSYKRLIEQSKGKYLAILESDDYWLDKNKLQIQIDFLESNPDYGIVASDIITIDDEGNEIKKGGFNKEKALTDFWYTKLLGLSGFEGACAIIFRKELFFKYCNINDYIDLGFKTFDHPTWLSISYHSKCKVIPKILAAYRHTSTSLSNNILFEKHIDFILNIIGIEKYIIEKYGLNGMTQDEYNNRIAFMIIGKALKFHKIDLFCEYAKRLTPISLKQKIMHFFPHLYYWQFILRH is encoded by the coding sequence ATGAACAATACTATTACAGTTTCCATTCTTATGCCTACTTACAATCATGAAAAATATATTTCTCAGGCAATAGAGTCCGTTCTTGCACAAAAAACAAATTATCCTTATGAACTTTTGATACATGACGATTGCTCAACAGACAGCACACTAGCTATCGCTCAAAATTATGCAACAAAGTATCTTGACAAAATTAAGTTTTTTACAGAAAAAGAGAACCAGGGATTGATGAAAAGCTATAAACGACTTATAGAGCAGTCAAAAGGAAAATACTTGGCAATTTTGGAAAGCGATGATTATTGGCTGGATAAAAACAAGCTGCAAATACAAATTGATTTTCTTGAGAGCAATCCAGATTACGGAATTGTCGCAAGTGATATTATTACAATTGATGATGAAGGAAATGAAATAAAAAAAGGAGGATTTAACAAAGAAAAAGCATTGACAGATTTTTGGTATACAAAACTTCTTGGACTTAGCGGCTTTGAAGGTGCTTGTGCTATCATATTTAGAAAAGAGCTTTTCTTTAAATACTGCAACATAAATGATTATATAGATTTAGGGTTCAAAACTTTTGATCACCCGACCTGGCTTAGCATTTCGTATCATTCAAAATGCAAGGTAATTCCAAAAATTCTAGCGGCTTATAGACATACGTCAACTTCATTGTCTAACAATATACTTTTTGAAAAACATATTGATTTCATATTAAATATTATAGGAATAGAAAAATACATAATAGAAAAATATGGTCTTAATGGAATGACTCAGGATGAGTACAACAACAGAATCGCTTTTATGATAATCGGAAAAGCTTTGAAATTCCATAAAATTGACTTATTCTGCGAATATGCAAAAAGACTAACCCCCATTTCTCTAAAGCAAAAAATCATGCATTTTTTTCCACATTTATATTACTGGCAGTTTATTTTAAGACACTAA
- a CDS encoding ATP-binding protein, whose protein sequence is MQKIRKLPIGIQSFEKLREGDYIYIDKTEFIYSLVHTGQIYFLSRPRRFGKSLFLSTLKAYFEGKKELFAGLRIEKLEKGNPDAWKAYPVIYLNFAQNSFSKESSLEKTINLQLEEYEKKYEIQSDYKDSLDPTNFAGRFINIVQTARKKTGLPVAVLIDEYDKPLLDAQSNEDLVNENRETLRGLYVTLKALDEDLKFVFLTGVTKFSKVSIFSDLNQLNDISITSRYATVCGITEKEMLENLEPEINEFAEKNGLTKEECVNQLEQMYDGYHFHHEADGVYNPFSLLNALYSKEFSLYWFATGTPTFLIKKLQESTMNYMDLSNGVEATAQELQDYRSDNPNPIPLFYQTGYLTIKGYDKEFGVYLLKYPNNEVKYAFINSLAPAILNNNRSTGLDVVSFARDIKKGDAESVMNRFKSLFATLPYTTARKEKRDTVIEQNFQNVFYLVFTLLGQWSSVEETSSFGRADCVLQNGNNVFIFEFKRDKSADEALQQIEEAKYAEPYKSSGKRIIKIGASFSTKERNLAEWKIVEK, encoded by the coding sequence ATGCAGAAAATCAGAAAACTACCGATAGGCATACAGAGTTTTGAAAAGCTCCGCGAGGGCGATTACATTTACATCGACAAGACAGAATTTATCTACAGCCTTGTCCACACAGGGCAGATTTACTTTCTAAGCCGGCCGCGCCGTTTCGGGAAGAGCCTTTTTCTTTCAACTCTTAAGGCATATTTTGAAGGGAAGAAAGAACTTTTTGCAGGGCTTAGGATTGAAAAGCTTGAAAAAGGCAATCCGGACGCCTGGAAAGCCTACCCAGTTATTTATCTGAATTTTGCACAGAACAGTTTTTCAAAAGAAAGCTCTCTTGAAAAAACTATAAATCTTCAGCTGGAAGAATATGAAAAAAAATATGAAATACAATCTGACTATAAAGACTCTTTGGACCCGACAAATTTTGCAGGCCGATTCATAAACATTGTGCAGACCGCACGGAAAAAGACAGGTCTCCCAGTTGCTGTCCTTATTGACGAGTACGACAAGCCGCTTCTTGACGCGCAGAGCAACGAGGATCTTGTGAATGAGAACCGCGAGACACTTCGCGGACTTTACGTAACATTGAAAGCCTTAGACGAAGACCTTAAATTTGTGTTTCTTACAGGCGTAACAAAGTTCAGCAAGGTGAGCATATTCAGCGACCTGAACCAGCTGAACGACATATCAATCACAAGCCGGTACGCCACAGTCTGCGGAATTACAGAAAAAGAAATGCTTGAAAATCTGGAACCAGAGATAAACGAGTTCGCAGAAAAGAACGGACTCACAAAAGAAGAATGCGTGAACCAGCTTGAGCAGATGTATGACGGCTACCATTTTCACCATGAGGCCGATGGCGTGTACAATCCATTCAGTCTTCTGAACGCACTTTACTCAAAGGAATTTTCCCTCTACTGGTTTGCAACCGGAACACCGACTTTCCTAATAAAGAAGCTCCAGGAAAGCACGATGAACTACATGGACCTTTCAAACGGAGTTGAGGCCACGGCGCAGGAGCTTCAGGACTACAGGAGCGACAATCCGAACCCGATTCCGCTCTTCTACCAGACCGGCTACCTTACAATAAAGGGCTACGACAAAGAATTCGGTGTGTACCTTTTAAAATACCCGAACAACGAGGTGAAATACGCATTCATAAACTCGCTTGCTCCGGCAATTTTGAACAACAACCGCTCCACAGGACTTGACGTTGTCTCGTTCGCGCGCGACATAAAGAAAGGTGACGCGGAAAGCGTGATGAACCGGTTCAAGTCTCTCTTTGCGACTCTTCCCTACACAACCGCAAGGAAGGAAAAGCGGGACACTGTTATTGAGCAGAACTTCCAGAACGTGTTCTACCTTGTGTTCACGTTGCTAGGCCAGTGGTCGTCTGTGGAAGAGACATCCTCATTCGGCAGGGCGGACTGTGTACTCCAGAACGGGAACAATGTGTTTATCTTTGAGTTCAAGAGGGACAAAAGCGCGGACGAGGCATTGCAGCAGATTGAAGAAGCAAAATACGCCGAGCCGTACAAGTCAAGCGGAAAGAGGATTATAAAAATCGGAGCGAGTTTTTCCACAAAGGAACGGAATCTTGCTGAATGGAAGATTGTGGAAAAATAG
- a CDS encoding DUF6078 family protein has protein sequence MNLTPPEQYKLCSNSACNKSGHCLRQLCYRQLTKNDIGIYVLNPLLFPDENEECPYFRTDKKIKLAWGTKNILDDIPSKKAVEIKKELLLKYGRTKYYQFYRSEKPLFPSDQQIFTKIFQKHGIEVEAKYERFTEDYDWSY, from the coding sequence ATGAATCTTACACCGCCAGAACAATATAAATTATGCTCAAACTCAGCCTGCAACAAGTCTGGACATTGCCTTAGGCAGCTTTGCTACAGGCAGCTAACAAAAAATGACATTGGAATCTATGTTTTGAATCCGCTTCTTTTTCCAGACGAAAATGAAGAATGTCCTTACTTTAGAACTGACAAGAAAATAAAACTTGCCTGGGGCACAAAGAATATTCTTGATGACATTCCTAGCAAAAAAGCCGTGGAAATAAAAAAAGAGCTTCTTTTAAAATACGGAAGAACAAAATACTATCAGTTCTACAGAAGTGAAAAACCTCTTTTCCCGTCTGACCAGCAGATATTCACAAAAATCTTCCAAAAACACGGAATAGAAGTAGAAGCCAAATACGAAAGATTCACAGAAGACTATGACTGGAGCTATTAA
- a CDS encoding flippase: MVQKSLKKNAVYSFIKALMNLAFPLISFPYASRILLPAGIGKVNFANSVIEYFTLAASLGIFSYAAREAVRVRDDRHALNKIFREILTINLISTAFSYILLFISLVFVSKFSEYRVLLIVCSTKILFTTIGVDWIFNVQEEYKYVTIRSVIFQIISLVLLFVFVRTPDDYVAYAFMGVFSSVGSNICNIFYARKFVNFFEKTAIEIKRHLKPIFTFFGMSVASKIHTALDSVMLGFMLSDSAVGYYSAANKIKGLVVGLITAILATLLPRSSYYLGQNKNDEYQKIVSKALNFSLFFSLPSAIGIMLLAKPLILLFSGEEFLAALPAMLIMSPVIVFIAVASFADNMILLPQRLEKVSLQSQIIGCIVNIVLNYTLIPIWGVFGAAFSTFIVEGIITIYKILFSIKYIKCNGLIQNLLKIIFSCTLMSLAVLAILYFIKNVFIQIAAGVTLGAMIYAVCTLLLRTDTALMLTETIKKRIKR, encoded by the coding sequence ATGGTGCAAAAATCTCTAAAAAAGAATGCTGTCTACAGTTTTATAAAAGCGCTTATGAACCTTGCATTTCCGCTAATATCGTTTCCATATGCATCAAGAATTCTTCTTCCAGCTGGAATAGGAAAAGTGAATTTCGCAAATTCTGTAATAGAATACTTCACGCTTGCCGCAAGCCTTGGAATTTTTTCTTATGCGGCACGGGAGGCTGTACGTGTCCGTGATGACAGGCATGCCTTGAACAAGATATTCCGCGAAATTCTTACTATAAATCTTATCTCTACTGCATTTTCTTACATTCTCCTTTTCATTTCACTTGTATTCGTCAGCAAATTTTCTGAATACAGGGTTCTTCTTATTGTCTGTTCAACAAAAATTCTATTTACCACAATTGGCGTAGACTGGATTTTCAATGTGCAAGAAGAATACAAATATGTAACAATACGTTCTGTAATCTTCCAAATTATAAGCCTTGTGCTGCTTTTTGTTTTTGTACGCACTCCTGATGACTATGTCGCCTATGCTTTTATGGGAGTGTTCTCAAGCGTAGGCTCAAACATCTGCAATATCTTCTATGCACGAAAGTTTGTAAACTTTTTTGAAAAAACAGCGATAGAAATCAAAAGGCACTTAAAACCGATATTTACTTTTTTTGGAATGTCAGTTGCCTCAAAGATTCATACAGCACTTGACTCTGTAATGCTCGGATTTATGTTAAGCGACAGCGCGGTAGGTTATTATTCTGCCGCGAACAAGATAAAAGGGCTTGTGGTCGGTCTTATTACAGCAATTCTTGCAACACTGCTGCCACGCTCTTCTTATTATCTTGGACAAAACAAAAATGACGAATACCAGAAAATTGTTTCAAAGGCTTTGAATTTTTCACTATTCTTTTCACTTCCGTCCGCAATTGGAATAATGCTTCTGGCAAAACCTCTTATACTTCTTTTCAGCGGAGAAGAATTTTTAGCCGCACTTCCGGCAATGCTTATAATGTCGCCTGTGATAGTGTTTATAGCGGTGGCGTCTTTTGCAGACAACATGATTCTTTTGCCTCAAAGACTGGAAAAGGTATCTTTGCAGTCTCAAATAATTGGCTGCATTGTAAATATAGTCTTGAATTACACACTTATTCCTATATGGGGAGTTTTCGGAGCGGCCTTCTCTACTTTTATAGTGGAAGGAATTATAACCATATATAAAATTCTTTTTAGTATTAAGTACATAAAATGCAATGGTCTTATACAAAACCTATTAAAAATTATATTCTCTTGTACTCTTATGTCTCTTGCAGTGCTAGCAATTCTTTATTTCATAAAAAATGTCTTTATTCAGATTGCAGCAGGAGTTACACTTGGTGCTATGATATATGCCGTATGTACACTTTTATTGAGAACAGACACGGCCTTGATGCTGACAGAAACTATCAAGAAGCGAATTAAAAGATGA
- a CDS encoding DUF4160 domain-containing protein, whose protein sequence is MPTISFFRGIKIYINWNDHMPPHFHATYGGKEILVSIHDIEILEGELPSKQEKMVLGWAAFHQTELEEDWELAAQRQELFPIAPLN, encoded by the coding sequence ATGCCTACGATAAGTTTTTTCCGTGGAATAAAAATATATATAAATTGGAATGACCATATGCCGCCTCATTTTCATGCAACATATGGCGGAAAAGAGATTTTAGTATCTATACATGATATTGAGATCCTTGAAGGAGAACTTCCGTCGAAGCAGGAAAAAATGGTTCTTGGCTGGGCAGCTTTTCATCAAACAGAATTAGAAGAAGATTGGGAACTTGCAGCTCAAAGGCAAGAATTATTTCCTATCGCTCCACTAAATTGA
- a CDS encoding DUF2442 domain-containing protein, protein MEHTIDWYIKKGVSKKMAEYFIKGRRKIAYVQPNNDFTLLLTFDNGEKRIFNVKPLIKKNTVFETLLDWNKFKQVYLDSDGTVCWDKDSSVDSNIFWNNKIDLSTDSLYIESLPLKC, encoded by the coding sequence ATGGAACACACTATTGATTGGTATATAAAAAAAGGGGTCTCAAAAAAAATGGCAGAGTACTTCATAAAAGGAAGAAGGAAAATTGCATATGTTCAACCAAATAATGATTTCACACTCCTTTTAACATTCGATAACGGAGAGAAGCGAATTTTCAATGTAAAACCTCTTATAAAGAAAAACACTGTTTTTGAAACTTTATTAGACTGGAATAAATTCAAGCAGGTATATTTGGACTCTGACGGAACTGTCTGCTGGGACAAAGACAGCTCTGTTGACAGCAATATCTTTTGGAATAACAAAATAGACCTAAGCACAGACAGCTTATACATTGAAAGTCTGCCGCTAAAATGCTAA
- a CDS encoding capsular polysaccharide synthesis protein, translating to MLSIITKAKDLLKENKQKEFFDKLAAYIRYIFLSIWFKCTLKETAPELKKVNKNWIIYTYLKHKYSNFLKKYEIKKNNSHEYSDIVWWCWFQGEENAPDIVKACLESVRRNMPDKKINVITESNMWDYVSMPDFIKEKYKKGIISRTHFSDLLRLELLINYGGTWIDSTVLCTAAPKYAFNIPLFAFKTNEKNDPATAAQNWFMSAEKNNPILLLTRDLLFQYWKVNNSTIHYFIFYFFMKLAAEKYKEDWNSILFFSDVPPHIMQRELFSEYSEERMEQLKRMSDIHKLTYKFKKDSDLQKENTIYKKIIEEYKTQADKSSVVKINGGGTKVE from the coding sequence ATGCTGAGTATAATAACAAAGGCAAAAGATTTATTAAAAGAAAATAAGCAGAAAGAATTCTTTGATAAATTAGCAGCATACATTCGCTATATATTTCTTTCTATATGGTTTAAATGCACTTTAAAGGAGACAGCTCCAGAACTAAAAAAGGTAAACAAGAACTGGATTATTTACACGTACCTAAAGCATAAGTATTCAAATTTTCTAAAGAAATATGAGATAAAGAAAAATAATTCGCACGAATATTCGGATATAGTCTGGTGGTGCTGGTTTCAGGGAGAGGAAAACGCTCCTGATATTGTAAAAGCCTGCCTTGAAAGCGTCCGCAGGAATATGCCGGATAAAAAAATAAATGTAATCACCGAATCAAATATGTGGGATTATGTTTCCATGCCTGACTTTATAAAAGAAAAATATAAAAAAGGAATTATTTCGCGAACGCATTTTTCGGACTTGCTCAGGCTTGAGCTTTTGATAAATTACGGCGGAACTTGGATTGACTCGACAGTTTTATGTACAGCAGCACCAAAATATGCCTTTAACATTCCTCTGTTTGCATTTAAGACAAATGAAAAAAACGACCCGGCAACAGCTGCACAAAATTGGTTTATGTCAGCAGAAAAGAACAATCCGATTCTGCTTCTTACAAGAGATTTACTTTTTCAATATTGGAAAGTCAATAATTCAACAATCCACTATTTTATTTTCTATTTCTTTATGAAACTCGCTGCAGAAAAATATAAAGAAGATTGGAATTCAATTCTGTTCTTTTCAGATGTTCCGCCTCATATTATGCAACGCGAGCTTTTTTCAGAATATTCAGAAGAACGCATGGAACAGCTAAAACGAATGTCCGACATACATAAGCTCACTTATAAATTCAAGAAAGACTCTGACCTTCAAAAAGAAAATACAATTTACAAGAAAATAATTGAGGAATATAAAACTCAAGCTGATAAAAGCAGTGTTGTAAAAATCAACGGGGGGGGTACAAAAGTAGAGTAA
- a CDS encoding glycosyltransferase, whose product MIAIDTTFFAHSEAKSRKLTYSTSIFTADLLDAFVQLGAAGNFCLIVNFNHVDFFKERFPAYKIVAAKWWPVTLLYKLTRGKKTATKLIKKCGAFRKIAEKSGAKAIWFPYAMNETFVRTKLKTFATIHDIYRIHHGTQKEAAKFTEFINDKTTSLITISNYTKNDIINTTGCKKDIPVIPNSIVFDVSRQQKVPGLEQKKYILDLNAYIEKKNPMTLLKAFNLIKDKTDLNLVFCGGYREDSIWNGMQEYMQANQISSRVKLLFRVKDEERNWLLANAALFVTPSLFEGFGRTPVEAAICKIPVISTKETSLFEATQGLCNYVENATDEKELAELILNIIENPESENKLIKIAQKLEERYKKENCGKLYILSFRSYV is encoded by the coding sequence ATGATTGCAATAGACACAACTTTTTTTGCCCATTCAGAAGCAAAGAGCAGAAAACTTACCTACTCCACTTCAATCTTCACGGCTGATTTGCTGGACGCTTTTGTCCAGCTTGGAGCGGCAGGCAACTTCTGCCTTATTGTAAATTTTAACCATGTAGACTTTTTTAAAGAACGATTCCCGGCTTACAAAATTGTTGCTGCAAAATGGTGGCCGGTAACTCTTCTTTATAAACTTACAAGGGGCAAAAAGACCGCAACAAAACTTATAAAAAAATGCGGCGCTTTCAGAAAAATTGCAGAAAAAAGCGGAGCAAAAGCAATATGGTTTCCTTATGCTATGAACGAGACTTTTGTGCGGACAAAGCTGAAGACATTCGCAACTATACATGATATTTACAGAATTCACCACGGCACACAAAAGGAAGCAGCAAAATTCACAGAGTTCATAAATGACAAAACAACTTCCCTTATAACAATAAGCAATTACACAAAAAACGACATTATAAACACAACAGGATGCAAAAAAGATATTCCTGTAATTCCAAACTCTATTGTGTTTGATGTTTCAAGACAGCAGAAAGTTCCTGGGCTTGAACAAAAAAAATATATTCTTGATTTGAATGCATATATTGAAAAGAAAAATCCAATGACCTTATTAAAGGCCTTCAATCTGATAAAGGACAAGACAGACCTAAATCTAGTATTTTGCGGCGGATACAGAGAAGATAGCATTTGGAATGGAATGCAAGAATACATGCAGGCTAACCAAATTTCAAGCCGTGTAAAGCTGCTGTTCCGTGTAAAAGACGAAGAGAGAAACTGGCTACTGGCAAATGCGGCGCTGTTTGTAACTCCGTCTTTATTTGAAGGATTCGGCCGCACGCCTGTAGAAGCCGCAATATGCAAAATTCCAGTAATCTCAACAAAAGAAACATCCCTTTTTGAGGCAACACAAGGATTATGCAATTATGTAGAAAACGCGACAGATGAAAAGGAACTGGCAGAACTCATACTGAATATAATAGAAAATCCAGAGTCAGAAAATAAACTCATAAAAATCGCACAAAAACTCGAAGAACGTTACAAAAAAGAAAACTGCGGTAAGCTGTACATACTTAGTTTCCGCTCCTATGTCTGA